The Rudaeicoccus suwonensis sequence GCGTGGTCTGCTCCGGTAAGGCAGGATCGGCCCATGGACCGTCAGCAGGAGTATGTCCTCCGCACCATCGAAGAGCGCGACATCCGTTTCATCCGGCTCTGGTTCACCGACGTGCTCGGCACCTTGAAGTCGGTCGCCGTCGCACCGGCCGAATTGGAGGGGGCCTTCGCCGAGGGCATCGGCTTCGACGGCAGCTCCATCGAAGGCCTGGCCCGGGTCTTCGAGGCGGACATGCTGGTGCTTCCCGACGCCGACAGCTTCCAGGTGTTGCCCTGGCGCGGTGAAAACCCCGGCACCGCAAGGATGTTCGCCGACATACAGCTGCCGGACGGATCCGCGAGCCTGGCCGACCCGCGGCACGTGCTCAAGCGGGCACTGGCGCAGGCCAGCGACAAAGGGCTCACGTTCTACACCCACCCCGAGATCGAGTTCTATCTCTTCGAAAAAACCCTCGCGCCCGGGCAGCCGCCGACGCCCGTCGACACCGCCGGCTTCTTCGACCACGTGCCGCATGGCACCGGTCACGACTTCCGACGCTCGGCCATCTCGATGCTGGAGCAGATGGGCATCTCGGTCGAGTTCTCCCACCACGAGGCCGGCCCCGGCCAGAACGAGATCGACCTGCGATATGCCGATGCCCTGTCGACGGCCGACAACATCATGACCTTCCGCACTGTCATCAAGGAGGTCGCGCTCGAGCAGGGCATCTTCGCTTCCTTCATGCCCAAGCCGCTGGCCGACGCGCCAGGGTCGGGCATGCACACCCACCTGTCGTTGTTCGAAGGCGACCGCAATGCGTTCTACGAAGCCGGCGCGCCATACCAATTGTCAACGACGGCAAAGGCGTTCATCGCCGGGATCCTGCACCACGCAGGCGAGATCAGTGCAGTGACCAACCAGTGGGTCAACTCCTACAAGCGGATCTGGAGCGGCGCCGAGGCACCGGCTCATGTGTGCTGGGGGCACAACAACCGCAGCGCGATGATCCGCGTGCCGATGTACAAGCCGACCAAGGGCCAGAGCACCCGCATCGAGATCCGCTCCATCGACGCCTCCGCCAACCCCTACCTTGCCTACGCCGTCGTGCTCGCCGCAGGGATGAAGGGCATCGACGAGGGCTACGAATTGCCGCCCGAGGCCGAGGACGACGTCTGGAATCTCACCGACCGCGAGCGCCGCGCCATGGGCATCGAGCCGCTGCCGGCCTCGCTCGACCACGCCGTCCATCTGATGGAGCGCAGCGAACTCGTAGCCGAGACCCTCGGCGAACACGTCTTCGACTTCTTCCTGCGCAACAAGCGCGCCGAATGGGCGGGCTACCGCGACCAGGTCACCCAGTTCGAACTGGACCACTACCTGACCCGGTTGTGAGCCCGGCTGCCAGCGCGTCCCGCCGCACGTCGTTCGTCCGTGCGGGATTCGCCGACCCCGACCGCGCCATACAACTGCTGGACGAATTGCAGGCGCCGGACGAGTTCGTCGGGGCGCTGTCGAAGGCAGCCTCACCCGACGGTGCGCTGCTCGGACTCGTGCGTCTGCGCGAAGCCCTACCGGCCGACGAGCGAGAGGTTGCCGAGCAGCTGCTGACCGACGACGACACCGGGCGGTGCCGACTCGTGCAGCTGCTGGGCGCCTCGTCGGCGCTGACCGACCATCTGGTGCGACATCCCGAGCAGTGGCGCGACGTCGTGGCCTCCCGGGTCGCCACCCGGGAGGAGTTGTATGCCGCGCTGCGCGGTGCCGTCGGCGAACTCACCGGCACCGAGGCGTATGACGCGCTGCGCGTGGCCTACCGACGGCAGCTGATCCAGATCGCCGCCGTCGACGTCACCAGCGACGCCATCGAGCAACTGCCGGTCATCGCCGAGGCGCTGGCAGATCTGGCCGGCGCAGCGGTCGCGGCGGCGCTGGAGGTGGCGCGGCATACGGTCGCCGACTCCGACGCCTGCCGACTCACGGTCATCGGCATGGGCAAGTGCGGCGGTCGCGAACTCAACTACATCAGCGACGTCGACGTGATCTTCGTGGCCGAGCCGGCCGACGGCGAGGTGGAGGAGAACGCGCTCACGGTCGGCACTGCGCTCGCGACCGAGGTGATGCGCGCCTGCTCGGTGTCGACGGGCGAGGGCAACCTGTGGCAGGTCGACCCGGCGCTGCGGCCGGAGGGCAAGCAGGGCCCGCTGGTGCGGACCGTCGACTCGCACCGCATGTATTACGAGCGCTGGGCCAAGACGTGGGAGTTCCAGGCGCTGCTCAAGGCCCGCCCGATCGCGGGGGATGAGCAGATCGGGCAGGACTATCTCGACGCCGTGATGCCACAGGTATGGCGCGCGGCCCACCGCGAGAACTTCGTCGAGGACGTGCAGGCCATGCGCCGGCGGGTCGAACAGCATGTGCCGGCGGCGGAGGCGGACCGTCAGCTGAAGCTGGGGCCGGGCGGGCTGCGCGACATCGAGTTCAGCATGCAACTGCTGCAACTGGTGCATGGGCGCACCGACGACCGCCTGCGGCACCGCTCGACGCTCGCGGCCATCGAGGCGTTGTCGCGTGGCGGCTACATCGGGCGCGTCGACGCGCACGAGTTGGACGAGGCCTACCGGCGGTTGCGTGTGCTCGAACACCGCATCCAGTTGTCGCGGATGCGCCGCACCCACCTGATGCCGACGAGCGAGGCCGACCTGCGGGCGTTGGGCCGTTCGATGGGCTTGCGGGTCAACCCCGCCGAGGCCGTGGTGACGATGTGGCGCGACCAGGCCAGGGACGTCCGGCGGCTGCACGAGCGCATCTTCTATCGCCCGCTGCTGTCGGCCGTTGCCCGCTTGTCGACCGACGACGCGAAGCTGTCGACCGCCAGCGCCCAGGACAGATTCGCGGCGCTGGGTTTCCGGGATGCTCCAGGAGCGATGCGGCACATCGAGGCGCTCACCACGGGAGTCAGCCGGCGCGCCGCGATCCAGCGGACGCTGCTGCCGGTGATGCTGCAGTGGTTCGCCGAAGAGGTCGATCCCGACCTGGGGCTGCTGTCCTTCCGCCGGCTCAGCGACGAACTGGGCTCGACGCCGTGGTTCCTGAAGATGCTGCGCGACGAGGGACGTGCCGCCGAGATCCTCGCCAAGGTGCTGGCCAGCGGTCGGTATGTCGGGCAGATGCTCGAGCGCGCCCCGTCGGCAGTCGCGGTCTTCGGCAGCAAGGACGCGCGCGTGCCGCTCACCCGAGCCCAGCTGTTGACCACGATGAGCGCGGCCATCACCAGACAGGGCGATGATGAAGCGGCACTGCTCGCCATACGCTCCGCGCGTCGCTCCGAGCTCATCCGCATCGCGGTCGCGGACCTGACGCAGACGCTGGAGCTTGACGATCTCGAGCTCGCGCTGACCGACCTGACCTGCGCCACGCTGCAGGGCGCCCTGGATGTCGCGATCCGGCATGTCGAGAATGACGTCGGCACGCAGCTGTCGACGCGGATCGCCATCATCGGCATGGGCCGTCTCGGCGGGCGCGAGCTGGGGTATTCCAGCGATGCCGACGTGATGTTCGTGCATGATCCGCTGCCCGGCGCGGACGCGCAGCAGGCGCAGTCGCACGCCGAACAGGTGGTGGCCTTCCTGCGGTCCGGGCTGATGGCGAGCGGTCCCGATCCCGCCCTCGGTGTCGACGCCGATCTGCGACCGGAGGGCAAGGCAGGACCGCTCGTGCGGACGCTCGCGTCCTACGCGGGCTATTACGAGCGCTGGTCGGAGGGCTGGGAGGCGCAGGCGTTGCTTCGCGCCACCCCGGTGGCCGGCGACGAGGCGCTCGGCACAGCGTTCACCGACCTGATCGACCCGCTGCGGTGGCCGGAGGGCGGCATCTCCGAGCAGGCGGTGCGGTCGATGCGCCTGCTCAAGGCCCGTATGGAGGCCGAACGTATTCCGCGCGGCGGGGATGTGCGCACCCACTTCAAGCTGGGCCGGGGCGGCCTGTCCGATGTCGAGTGGACGGTGCAGATGCTGCAGATGCAACACGCTCACGAGATCCCCGGGCTACGCCACCCGGGCACGATGACGCCCTTGCGAGTGCTGGCCGAACATGGCTTGCTCGATGCAGAAGAGGCAACTGCGTTGCGCGAATCATGGTGTCTGGCAACACGATTGCGTAACGCGTCGGTGCTGTGGCGAGGACGGCCGGTGGACTCGTTGCCGAGCAGGATGACCGACGCCGACGGCATCGCGCGGATCCTCGGGGGCCCGGTCGGGTCCGGTCACGACTTGGCCCAGCAGTATCTGCGGGTGGCCCGCCGGGCCCGGCAGGTCGTCGAGCGCAGGTTCTACGGAACCGACCCCGAGGACGACCTCGAGCACGAGCCCACCCGCTGCTGACCCGCTCACCGAGGCGCGTCCGGCTCGCAGCCGGTTCAGGTCTGCGCCCACGGCAGCAACGTTGCCGGCGGGCGGTGCACCTCTGGTGCCCGACGAACGGACGTCCCGGCGCCGCTGTAGCGGACTTGCCTAAACTCGGTGACGTGATTTCTCGCCTCGATCTGCGTGGTGCCGCACTGTCCAGCCTGGACGCGCGCGCCCTGCGCACCACCCTGCCCCGTGCCGAGTTCGACGTCGAAGCCGCCTTGGCGACCGTGCGGCCGATCTGCGAGCAGGTTCATCATGGCGGCGTCGAAGCCTTGCTGGAGCTGGGGGAGAAGTTCGACCGGGTGCGGCCGACCAGTCTGCGGGTGCCGGCGGCGGTCATTGCAGCTGCACTGGACCAGCTCGATCCGGCTGTGCGCGCGGCGCTGGAGGAATCCATCCGCCGCGCCCGCACGGTGCACGAGGACCAGCGCCGGATCGACACCACCACTCAGGTCGTGCCGGGGGGCACCGTCACCGAGCGATGGGTGCCGGTGGACCGCGTCGGCCTCTACGTGCCCGGTGGTGTCGCGGTCTACCCCAGCAGCGTCGTGATGAACGTCGTCCCGGCGCAGGTGGCCGGTGTCGGGTCGCTCGCGGTGACCAGTCCGCCGCAGGCCACCAACACCGGCGTGTTCGCCGGCTACCCGCACCCGACGATCCTCGCGGCGTGCGCGCTGCTCGGCGTCGACGAGGTCTTCGCAGCCGGAGGCGCGCAGGCGATCGCGATGTTCGCGTATGGCGCAGCCGACGCCGACGGCACCGTCGTCTGCGAGCCGGTGACGCTGGTCACCGGCCCTGGCAACATCTACGTGGCTGCCGCCAAGCGCCTGCTCAAGGGGCTCATCGGCATCGACGCGGAAGCCGGCCCGACCGAGATCGCGATCCTCGCCGACGACAGCGCCGACGCCGAACTTGTTGCGGCAGACCTCATCTCGCAGGCCGAACACGACGATCTTGCAGCGTCGGTGCTGGTCACCGACAGCACCGACCTGGCCGATCGCGTGGTCGCGGCGTTGGAGCGCCGCTCGGCGCTGACGAAGCACACCGTGCGGGTCAATACAGCCCTCGGTGGCCGCCAGTCGGGGATCGTGCTGGTCGACGGGCTCGACGAGGGCATCCGCGTGGTCGACGCCTACGGCGCCGAGCACCTTGAGATTCAGACCCGCGATGCGTCTGCCGTCGCGGCCCGGATCCGCAATGCCGGTGCGATCTTCGTCGGCGACTATGCGCCGGTGAGCTTGGGCGATTATGCGGCCGGCTCCAATCACGTGCTGCCCACCGGTGGCTGCGCCTGCCACAGCAGCGGGCTTTCGGTGCAGTCCTTTCTGCGTGGCATCCACGTCGTCGACTACTCCCGTGACGCGCTCGCCGATGTGGCGGATGTCGTCGTGACCCTCGCCAACGCGGAGGATCTGCCGGCTCACGGCGAGGCGGTCACCGCACGATTCCCGACGGCGCAGTGAGCGAGCTCGCCGGCCTGATCCGCCCTGATCTGCAGGGACGGACGCCATACGGCGCGCCGCAGTTGGCCGTGCCGGTCGCACTCAACACCAACGAGTCGTCCTATGACGTGCCACCGGAGGTCGTCGACGCGATCAGCGCAGCGGTAACGGCCGAGGCCGCGCACCTGAATCGCTATCCGGATCGCGAATTCGTCCGGTTACGAGAGCGACTCGCGGCATACGTGCACCGCACGACGGGATGCCCGGTCAGCGCCGAGCAGGTGTGGGCGGGCAATGGTTCGAACGAGGTGCTGCAGCACGTCGTGCAGGCATTCGGTGGCCCGGGCCGCGTGGCACTCGGTTTCACACCGTCGTATTCGATGCACCCGATCATCAGCGAGGGCATCGGCACGACCTGGGTGGATGGTCTGCGCGGCCGTGACCCGGGCCGCTTCGATGTCGATGCCGACCTGGCGGTCGAGCAGGTGCAGCGGCACGATCCGGACGTCGTCTTCCTGTGCTCACCCAACAATCCGACCGGCACTTCCTTGGACCTGTCGGTGGTTGAGCGGGTCTACGAGGCAGCGCCACACAGTGTCGTGGTGGTGGACGAGGCGTATGCCGAGTTCGCCCGGCCCGGCACGCCGAGCGCGGTCTCGCTGCTGCCGGGTCGCCCTCGCCTGGTCGTCACCCGCACGATGTCGAAGGCGTTCGCATTCGCCGGTGTACGTCTCGGATACCTCGCTGCCGACACCGAGTTCACCGATCTCATGCGGCTGGTGCGACTGCCCTACCACCTCTCGAGTGTCACCCAGGCGATCGCCTGCGCGGCCCTCGACCACGCAGACCTCATGCTCGCCACGGTCGAAGCCGTCAAGCAGACCCGCGACGAGTTGGTGTCGGGCTGTATGGCGCTCGGCCTGGTCCCGGTGCCCAGCGATGCGAACTTCGTGCTGGTGGGCGGATTCGCTGACGAACGCGCGTCGTGGCAGGCTCTCCTCGACCGGGGCGTGCTGGTGCGCGATGTCGGGATCCGGCACCACCTGCGGATCACTGCCGGCACACCCGCGGAGAACGCCGCCGTCCTGGACGCGCTGCGTGTCGTCACCGAAGGAGAATCAGCATGACCGAACACCGCACCGCACACCTGCAGCGTGCGACCAAGGAGAGCCAGGTCGACCTGTGGCTCGACCTCGACGGAACCGGTGTCAGCGAGATCTCCACCGGCGTGCGCTTCTACGACCACATGCTCGACAGCTTCGCCCGGCACAGCCTGATCGACCTGCGCATCACGGCGACCGGTGATCTCGACGTCGACGCCCACCACACGGTCGAGGACACCGCCATCGTGCTCGGCCAGGCGCTGCGGCAGGCGCTCGGCGACAAGTCGGGCATCTCTCGCTTCGGCGACGCGAGCGTGCCGCTGGACGAGGCGCTCGTCCACGCTGTCGTCGACGTCGCC is a genomic window containing:
- a CDS encoding glutamine synthetase family protein; its protein translation is MDRQQEYVLRTIEERDIRFIRLWFTDVLGTLKSVAVAPAELEGAFAEGIGFDGSSIEGLARVFEADMLVLPDADSFQVLPWRGENPGTARMFADIQLPDGSASLADPRHVLKRALAQASDKGLTFYTHPEIEFYLFEKTLAPGQPPTPVDTAGFFDHVPHGTGHDFRRSAISMLEQMGISVEFSHHEAGPGQNEIDLRYADALSTADNIMTFRTVIKEVALEQGIFASFMPKPLADAPGSGMHTHLSLFEGDRNAFYEAGAPYQLSTTAKAFIAGILHHAGEISAVTNQWVNSYKRIWSGAEAPAHVCWGHNNRSAMIRVPMYKPTKGQSTRIEIRSIDASANPYLAYAVVLAAGMKGIDEGYELPPEAEDDVWNLTDRERRAMGIEPLPASLDHAVHLMERSELVAETLGEHVFDFFLRNKRAEWAGYRDQVTQFELDHYLTRL
- a CDS encoding bifunctional [glutamine synthetase] adenylyltransferase/[glutamine synthetase]-adenylyl-L-tyrosine phosphorylase translates to MSPAASASRRTSFVRAGFADPDRAIQLLDELQAPDEFVGALSKAASPDGALLGLVRLREALPADEREVAEQLLTDDDTGRCRLVQLLGASSALTDHLVRHPEQWRDVVASRVATREELYAALRGAVGELTGTEAYDALRVAYRRQLIQIAAVDVTSDAIEQLPVIAEALADLAGAAVAAALEVARHTVADSDACRLTVIGMGKCGGRELNYISDVDVIFVAEPADGEVEENALTVGTALATEVMRACSVSTGEGNLWQVDPALRPEGKQGPLVRTVDSHRMYYERWAKTWEFQALLKARPIAGDEQIGQDYLDAVMPQVWRAAHRENFVEDVQAMRRRVEQHVPAAEADRQLKLGPGGLRDIEFSMQLLQLVHGRTDDRLRHRSTLAAIEALSRGGYIGRVDAHELDEAYRRLRVLEHRIQLSRMRRTHLMPTSEADLRALGRSMGLRVNPAEAVVTMWRDQARDVRRLHERIFYRPLLSAVARLSTDDAKLSTASAQDRFAALGFRDAPGAMRHIEALTTGVSRRAAIQRTLLPVMLQWFAEEVDPDLGLLSFRRLSDELGSTPWFLKMLRDEGRAAEILAKVLASGRYVGQMLERAPSAVAVFGSKDARVPLTRAQLLTTMSAAITRQGDDEAALLAIRSARRSELIRIAVADLTQTLELDDLELALTDLTCATLQGALDVAIRHVENDVGTQLSTRIAIIGMGRLGGRELGYSSDADVMFVHDPLPGADAQQAQSHAEQVVAFLRSGLMASGPDPALGVDADLRPEGKAGPLVRTLASYAGYYERWSEGWEAQALLRATPVAGDEALGTAFTDLIDPLRWPEGGISEQAVRSMRLLKARMEAERIPRGGDVRTHFKLGRGGLSDVEWTVQMLQMQHAHEIPGLRHPGTMTPLRVLAEHGLLDAEEATALRESWCLATRLRNASVLWRGRPVDSLPSRMTDADGIARILGGPVGSGHDLAQQYLRVARRARQVVERRFYGTDPEDDLEHEPTRC
- the hisD gene encoding histidinol dehydrogenase; protein product: MISRLDLRGAALSSLDARALRTTLPRAEFDVEAALATVRPICEQVHHGGVEALLELGEKFDRVRPTSLRVPAAVIAAALDQLDPAVRAALEESIRRARTVHEDQRRIDTTTQVVPGGTVTERWVPVDRVGLYVPGGVAVYPSSVVMNVVPAQVAGVGSLAVTSPPQATNTGVFAGYPHPTILAACALLGVDEVFAAGGAQAIAMFAYGAADADGTVVCEPVTLVTGPGNIYVAAAKRLLKGLIGIDAEAGPTEIAILADDSADAELVAADLISQAEHDDLAASVLVTDSTDLADRVVAALERRSALTKHTVRVNTALGGRQSGIVLVDGLDEGIRVVDAYGAEHLEIQTRDASAVAARIRNAGAIFVGDYAPVSLGDYAAGSNHVLPTGGCACHSSGLSVQSFLRGIHVVDYSRDALADVADVVVTLANAEDLPAHGEAVTARFPTAQ
- a CDS encoding histidinol-phosphate transaminase — encoded protein: MSELAGLIRPDLQGRTPYGAPQLAVPVALNTNESSYDVPPEVVDAISAAVTAEAAHLNRYPDREFVRLRERLAAYVHRTTGCPVSAEQVWAGNGSNEVLQHVVQAFGGPGRVALGFTPSYSMHPIISEGIGTTWVDGLRGRDPGRFDVDADLAVEQVQRHDPDVVFLCSPNNPTGTSLDLSVVERVYEAAPHSVVVVDEAYAEFARPGTPSAVSLLPGRPRLVVTRTMSKAFAFAGVRLGYLAADTEFTDLMRLVRLPYHLSSVTQAIACAALDHADLMLATVEAVKQTRDELVSGCMALGLVPVPSDANFVLVGGFADERASWQALLDRGVLVRDVGIRHHLRITAGTPAENAAVLDALRVVTEGESA
- the hisB gene encoding imidazoleglycerol-phosphate dehydratase HisB, with amino-acid sequence MTEHRTAHLQRATKESQVDLWLDLDGTGVSEISTGVRFYDHMLDSFARHSLIDLRITATGDLDVDAHHTVEDTAIVLGQALRQALGDKSGISRFGDASVPLDEALVHAVVDVAGRPYCVHEGEPDGQVYAIIGGDYTGALTRHVLESFAFHAAIALHVRVLSGRDPHHIVEAQFKAVARAVRAAVAIDPRVVGVPSAKGAL